CGATTGATTATGCGGAGCGCGCTGAAGATGGTTCCGTAGTAAAGATTCCTGATTCCTTGCGAAGTGAGTTTAAAACGCAAAATGGACGGACCGTTTTAGACGGTGGTGGGATAGACCCCGATATTGAAACTCCTAGTGAGGAAGCCAGCGATTTAATAGTGGCTCTGTTTCAACAGATGCATTTCTTTGATTTCGCTACAGATTACTATCGTAGTCATCCGGAAATTGCCCCCGCCTCTGACTTTAAAGCAGATGATGCTTTATTCCGTGAATTTGAAGCTTGGCTCAAAACGCGCGACTTTAAGTTTGACACCCATACCGGTAGGATTTTAAAACGCTTGCAGAAGGCCACAGAACAAGATGGTTTTGATGGCGCTTTGGCTTCGCAAATGCAGAGTCTGGAAAGTGCTTACGAAAAGGAAAAGGCCCAGGAATTAGAGCGAAATAAGACCGTGGTATTGGAGCTTTTGCAAGAAGAGATAGTAGCACGATATTATTACGATAGTGGTAGATTGGCCAATGCCTTGGGTCATGATAAAGACATTGCAACTGCCTTGGAGTACCTTGCTAATCCTGAAAAGTACCAAGCTATTTTAAAGCCTTAAAATGCCTCAGCTTTCCCGCTATTGGTCCTTTCTGTTTTTTGCCAGTTTGGGGTATTATACCCTGCTTTTACCTTGGCAAGTGCAGTGGCTGCCAGTAACTTTGGGAATTATGCTGAGTGGTTTGTTTTGGCTCTTAAGTGCCGACTTCCGCTCTAAGCTTCAAAACCTATCCGGTAATAAATACGCTGCATTTCTTTTTGCCAGTTTTCTGATTGTAGTCCTGGGCTCCATGCATTCGGCAGAACAAGAGCAAGCCTCCAAAGAAGTATTTTCGAAACTGCCATTTTTAGTTTGGCCCTTGATGCTGGGGAGTGTAAAAGCTCTGGAGAAAAACCGCATGGAGCAGATCCTGCGCATTTTTGTGCTCTCCACCGCAGTATTGGTTTTAGTTTCTTTCGGATACGCCTTTTATCGCTATCAACAGTTTTCGGATCCGGTGGTCTTTTATTTCGCAGATTTACTGATCCTCACTAAGGTGCCGCCGCATTATTTAGGCATGTATGTAACCTTTGCCTATGCGCTTTTAATGTATCGTCTGATCCGCGGAACCCCACTTCTACCCAAAATTTGGCTTAATGCCTTCATCCTTTGTTTGTTTATTCTGGCGATTATTTTCATTTGGGTTCGGATGCAATATTTGCTCTTTATCCTGGTCAATGCTTTTTTGGTAGGACAGTATATCAAAGCCAAGAAAGGGAAGAAGGTAGCCTATGCCGCTTTTGCGATGTTTACCCTGTTTTTCAGTCTGCTGCTATTAGCCATTCCTGGCAGTAGAAGCCGCCTGCTCGACACTTACAATGAACTACGCTCATTCGAGCAAATGGTGGAAAACAAGCAAACCAATCCCCGTAAGTTTTTGTGGAGTGAAGGGGTAGAGGTTATTGCAGAGCATTTCTGGATGGGCGTTGGAACCGGCTCAGAGAATACGGCCCTCAATGAAAAGCTCGAAAAGGTGGATGCTATCTTTTGGGATGGTAAGCATACCTATCAGCTTTATGAAATGCGCTTCAATTACCACAATAGCTTTTTGCAGGTCTTTGCCGCCAATGGAGTTTTTGCCTTTGCCCTTTTCTTGATTTTACTCTTTTACCCACTCTTTGATATTCGCAAGCATCCCTATCGGACCGAGGTTCGTCTCTTTTTAGGAATTTGCATTTTGAGCTTTATTACCGAGAGTATGCTCGAACGCCAGGCTGGAGTACTTTTCTTTAGCTTCTTTTATGCCCTTTTACTGGCCATGCCCCATACTAAAAGTCAGGACTTAAAGCCGCGCCGACCCGCTCTTGAAGCAGAGTCGGAGAAAGCCTGATTTTACTTCTACCTTTGTTGCAGCCTTATAGCCATGACCAAAGCCTTTAGTGTAATTCTACCTTTCTACCGTGGAGATCAGCCGGAGCAGTTAAATGCGGCGATTCAAAGCTTGGTGGATCAAAGCCTGAGGGCCCAGGAAATTGTTTTGATTCAAGATGGTCCGGTTCCAGCCGCGCTTAGCGATTTGGTTGCGAAATGGCAGGTCGAGTACCCCGAAATCAAAACGGTAATCTTGGAGAAAAACCAAGGGCTGTCTCAGGCGCTAAATGCTGGAATTAAAGCAGCCAGATATGAATGGTTGGCCCGCATGGATGCGGATGATATTTGTTTACCCGATCGCTTTGAAAAACAATGGGCATTAATTGAGGAACAACCCGAACTGGCCATTTTAGGCTCTTGGATAGAGGAGTACGATGAGCAGATGGAAAAGCCATTGTCCATTCGGCGATTACCCGAAAAGCATGCAGATATTATCGGCTATGCTCGTTGGCGCTGTCCCTTTAATCACATGACCGTGATGTACCGTAAATCAGTAGTTATTGCCTTGGGCATGTATGCAGATTATGGGGCCGTGGGTGATGATTATGAGCTTTGGGCGCGCTTCTTAATGAAAGGCTATCGCTCCGCAAATATTCAGGAGGTCTTGGTAAAGGCTCGGACCGGTAATGCAATGTTTTCGAAGCGCCGTCGAGGTTGGAAATACCTGAAGCATGAACTGCAGGAAATCCGTGATCTCTATCGTTTAGGACTCTTAAAACCCTGGCATTTCGTTTTTCATGTTACTTTAAAAACAGTGGTTCGCCTGGCGCCACCCTTTATGGTGAAATGGATTTATAAAGGAATTCGCAAAACCAGCTAATGCAGCGCCTCGGTCGGAATATCGGATTTATGGGCCTTTCGCAGGCGGCTAATTATCTGCTGCCGCTGGTTACCCTGCCTTTTATTACCCGGATTGTTGGTCCTGATAATTATGGACTGATTGAATTCGCTACCGTTACTGTCCTTTATTTTTCCGCGCTGGTTACTTATGGGTTTACCTTTACCGGCACTCGTAAGATTGCCGAATTAGGCGAATCCCATCATCGAATTTCCAAGGTTTATTCGGTAGTGATGCAATCGAAATTATTGCTGCTACTGCTAAGTACCCTTCTTTTCATTCTACTATTATTCCTGGTGCCCGAGTATGCTACGGAAAAGAAGCTGATGATCTTCGCCTTTCCCTTTGTGATAGGCTGGGGCCTTTATCCTGATTTTCTATTTCAAGGTCGGCAGGATTTAGGGGTCATCGCCTTAGCCAATTTGGGTATCAAAACGGTAGGAGCCGTGCTTATTCTTAGCCTTTTACGCGAGCCGGAAGATTATCCGCTGGTAGTGGGGATTAATTCCATAACTCAAATAGCCGCAGCAGCAATTACCCTTTGGTATGCCCATTATCGTTATAAATGGCTCCATTTTCAATGGCAGGCCTGGCGCATGGTAAAGGCCTATCTCAAAAGCGGCTTTTACATTTTTGCTTCGCATTTCTTTACTCGGGTTTACACCTTTGGTAGTATCCTCTTTTTAGGCTTTATCCTCGCCGAAAGGGAATTGGGGCTTTTCGCCGCTGCCATGAAGCTTATTACCGTAGGGCAAAGCTTTCTCTTTACTCCAGTTGGTAGTGCGCTTTATCCCCATTTAGCTCAAAAGCTTAAGGATGATCCTGCCAGCTATTTCAAAGAAAGACGTCGATTTTTGGGCTATCTCCTGGCCCTTAGTGCCCTGCTTTCAATAGTGCTGATCGTCGGTCAGGATTTTTGGGTACGATTGCTTTTTGGTGCAGCCTATGAGGAAGCGGCTCCGGCATTGGCCTTAATGGCTCCAGTGATGGTATTTACGGCTTTAAGTCATTTTGGAATGAAGCAGGGCTTAATGGTGCTCAAGGCAGATGGATGGAATTTCCGCATTGTACTGATCACCGGATTGGCTTCTATTGCCTTTAATTATTTCTTTATCGAATGGATGGGGATGATAGGAGCCGCTTGGGCCAAATTGGCGCTCGAAGCTTTACTGGCGATCCTCAGTCTCTACTATTTTCAAAAGGCGGTGCAGCGTTTTAAGCGCTAAAATAGTCTCGCAGAAAAGCGGCCTCTCTTACACTCTCAAAGCCCCAATAGTCGGCGGTCGCGGCTCTTTGTTCCGCACTAATATCCATTCGTAATTCGGAGAAAAGCTGTGAAAAATAAGCACGTTCGGCAGCCACTCGCTCCTTTACAGATCCGGCTGAACCTCCCGCTTCAAAGCGTTTCAATTCCTTGAGATTGGAAGCCTTTTGGTCGATTTGCTGTTGGAAGATATAATGCGGTTTGTTGAGGTATACACAAAAGCCGGTTTGGGTACCCATACCATTGCTCATGGTGAGGTCGGCCAATTCGATATGGCTGCGCTGTCGCGCGATGAAATGCCGATCGAAACGATGACCGGCGGTAACCAAATGAAATCCCTCAGCCCGATAAGCTGCTACTTTATCCGGATCTCGAGCATCTAAATAATAGAGGCAAATCAACACCGAATCAAAATCCTTTGCTACACCTTTAATTTCACTAATCAATTCCTGATCGTTGAAACCGGCCTTCACATTTTTCATGCTGTGAAAGGGGTATACTAAGAGCGTTTTTCCCAATCGCGCTTTCAATTTTACTTGTTCCTCTGCTTCCAAAATAGAAGAAGCATAATGGATATAGGGGCCGATCGCCAGGCTTTCCTTATTGGGGATTTTAGCCGCTAAGATTTCACGACGCTGTTCGCTGAGCGTAATGATTCTAGGAAAATGCCAATGAAATTGATCAGGATGAACAATTCCGCCTAAAAAAAGTCCGTGCTCCATATAGGCTCTCAAGTCACTTTTGATACCCGCATATTTTTTCAGGTAGGAAGCGTAGCCATAGAGATTGTTATCTATCACTCTTTCTTCCGGACCAAAGGCAATGTCCTGCGAAAGTTGCTCAATATCAAAAAGATCAATTTTTCTTCTACGTTCAATTTCAGCGTCCACGGCCTTGCCTTTTTGCCAGCGGTAGGCATAAAACATGGATTTTTCCAGCAGGGGCTGGGAGGCTATAAAGCGCTTTAATTGGTCTTTGGCCGACAAAAGAAAATTTTGCTCGAAGATAATCCGGTTTTAGGAAATTGGAGGCTTTCGGGCTCCCCGTACCTTCTTTGTACCTTTGCCGCCAATATTTGGAGCCATGAGCCAGTTACGGCAACATTTAAAATACGGATTCGGCCAAAAATGGCGGGCCTTTCGCCAAAAACGCCGACTCTCTCATTTAGGTTCACGCGTGTGGATTGATAAGAATGTGGAGCTGATGCGTTACCCCATTAATATCCGCATTGAGGATGAGGTGGTACTTAAGGAAGGCGCTCGTATTTGTGCTTGTAATGATCGAGCGAAAATCAGTATTGGTGCTCGCACCACCATTGGTTACCATAATTTCATCTTCGCCAGTGCGGGAATTGAAATTGGCTCCGATTGTTTGATTGCCCCCTTTGTTTATTTGGTCGATTCAGATCATGGGATTCAAAAAGATCAGTTGATTAATCAGCAACCAAATCAAACAGCCCCTATAAAAATTGCTAATGGCGCTTGGATAGCCAGTAATGTCACCATCCTCAAAGGAGTGGAGATTGGCGAAGGCGCGGTGATTGCAGCCAATTCCGTGGTGAACCGGAATGTTCCCGCTTTCGAAATTTGGGGTGGTAGCCCCGCTAAAAAGATTGGGGAGCGTGAATAATTCTCAAGCCGCCGTAATTCTCGCTCGCTACTCCTCCTCCCGATTACCGGGAAAGGCCCTCATGGAAATCGCCGGAAAACCGGTACTTCAGCATATTGTAGATCGTTTAAAAAGCCTGCTCAAAGCAGAGCAGATTATTTTAGCAACCAGCGATTTAGCTTCTGATGATGCCTTAGAAGATTTTGCCGCTAAAGCGGGAATTGCCTGCTATCGCGGAAGCTTGGAAAGGGTGGGAGAACGTTTTTATGCCGCCGCCAAACAAAGCGGATGCGATTATGCCATGCGCATTAATGGCGATAATATTTTTCTGGATCCGGCCTTGGTGGAGCATTTAATGCAAGCGGCAAACACTGGTAAATACCGTTTCTTAAGTAATGTGAAAGGCCGTTCCTTTCCCAAGGGAATGAGCGTTGAAATGGTAGAAATGGATTTCTATCAGCAAAAGCTAGAAGGCATTAAAGCCGACC
The Croceimicrobium hydrocarbonivorans genome window above contains:
- a CDS encoding acyltransferase — protein: MSQLRQHLKYGFGQKWRAFRQKRRLSHLGSRVWIDKNVELMRYPINIRIEDEVVLKEGARICACNDRAKISIGARTTIGYHNFIFASAGIEIGSDCLIAPFVYLVDSDHGIQKDQLINQQPNQTAPIKIANGAWIASNVTILKGVEIGEGAVIAANSVVNRNVPAFEIWGGSPAKKIGERE
- a CDS encoding cytidylyltransferase domain-containing protein, producing the protein MNNSQAAVILARYSSSRLPGKALMEIAGKPVLQHIVDRLKSLLKAEQIILATSDLASDDALEDFAAKAGIACYRGSLERVGERFYAAAKQSGCDYAMRINGDNIFLDPALVEHLMQAANTGKYRFLSNVKGRSFPKGMSVEMVEMDFYQQKLEGIKADPYCNEHVMVCLYEEEAPPDHYYWQNDILPEAAGIQLALDTPEDFERSRYMLEQMPAGHYDLNTTFEYYRNYEESLKR
- a CDS encoding oligosaccharide flippase family protein, with protein sequence MQRLGRNIGFMGLSQAANYLLPLVTLPFITRIVGPDNYGLIEFATVTVLYFSALVTYGFTFTGTRKIAELGESHHRISKVYSVVMQSKLLLLLLSTLLFILLLFLVPEYATEKKLMIFAFPFVIGWGLYPDFLFQGRQDLGVIALANLGIKTVGAVLILSLLREPEDYPLVVGINSITQIAAAAITLWYAHYRYKWLHFQWQAWRMVKAYLKSGFYIFASHFFTRVYTFGSILFLGFILAERELGLFAAAMKLITVGQSFLFTPVGSALYPHLAQKLKDDPASYFKERRRFLGYLLALSALLSIVLIVGQDFWVRLLFGAAYEEAAPALALMAPVMVFTALSHFGMKQGLMVLKADGWNFRIVLITGLASIAFNYFFIEWMGMIGAAWAKLALEALLAILSLYYFQKAVQRFKR
- a CDS encoding glycosyltransferase is translated as MTKAFSVILPFYRGDQPEQLNAAIQSLVDQSLRAQEIVLIQDGPVPAALSDLVAKWQVEYPEIKTVILEKNQGLSQALNAGIKAARYEWLARMDADDICLPDRFEKQWALIEEQPELAILGSWIEEYDEQMEKPLSIRRLPEKHADIIGYARWRCPFNHMTVMYRKSVVIALGMYADYGAVGDDYELWARFLMKGYRSANIQEVLVKARTGNAMFSKRRRGWKYLKHELQEIRDLYRLGLLKPWHFVFHVTLKTVVRLAPPFMVKWIYKGIRKTS
- a CDS encoding O-antigen ligase family protein is translated as MPQLSRYWSFLFFASLGYYTLLLPWQVQWLPVTLGIMLSGLFWLLSADFRSKLQNLSGNKYAAFLFASFLIVVLGSMHSAEQEQASKEVFSKLPFLVWPLMLGSVKALEKNRMEQILRIFVLSTAVLVLVSFGYAFYRYQQFSDPVVFYFADLLILTKVPPHYLGMYVTFAYALLMYRLIRGTPLLPKIWLNAFILCLFILAIIFIWVRMQYLLFILVNAFLVGQYIKAKKGKKVAYAAFAMFTLFFSLLLLAIPGSRSRLLDTYNELRSFEQMVENKQTNPRKFLWSEGVEVIAEHFWMGVGTGSENTALNEKLEKVDAIFWDGKHTYQLYEMRFNYHNSFLQVFAANGVFAFALFLILLFYPLFDIRKHPYRTEVRLFLGICILSFITESMLERQAGVLFFSFFYALLLAMPHTKSQDLKPRRPALEAESEKA